The following are encoded together in the Streptomyces flavofungini genome:
- a CDS encoding beta-N-acetylhexosaminidase, translating to MIRGRLAVGTGIVAAGAVALAVGFWPDGSGGGGGGSGDGGRTAGTASEPAPRSPAPTKSYPLSEAPATVPAVREHTPARGPGWRPGDGGRVVVGDRVLADEARLLAGELRLRYAGEAEPRAGDVRLELSGDRGRGGGGPESYTLTVKDRTVRIAAPAEAGVFHGTRTLKQEVAGGRSAPEGVVRDRPAKPRRGFMVDIARKHFSAGWIEDRIRELGDLKYNELGLHFSDDQAFRIASDSHPEVVSADHLTKAQVRRIVDLAAERHITVVPEIDSPGHLGAVIAAHPDLQLRDSRGVATRGAIDIAKPKAAEIVDDLLREYDELFPGARWHLGADEYQALTRSDPEASYPQLAAAARDRIGPDARVQDLATAWLNDRAKAVGPGRDVRAWNDGFFRGGVTRVDDRIEVAYWTGKEIGAREPVEYLREGRDVLNYNDEYLYYVLGQPNDFRYPTGQRIYEQWTPLVLRGTRPVPASYDRRILGGTFAVWCDLAGAQTQEQVARGIRMPLRATAQKLWDERGPTRPWPAFVRLAGEVERPAR from the coding sequence GTGATCCGGGGGCGGCTCGCCGTGGGTACGGGGATCGTCGCGGCGGGGGCGGTGGCGCTCGCGGTCGGGTTCTGGCCGGACGGGTCCGGGGGCGGAGGCGGCGGCTCCGGTGACGGGGGCCGCACGGCGGGGACGGCGTCCGAGCCCGCTCCACGCTCGCCCGCGCCCACGAAGTCGTACCCGCTCTCCGAGGCGCCCGCCACCGTCCCGGCCGTCCGCGAGCACACCCCCGCCCGGGGCCCCGGCTGGCGGCCGGGCGACGGCGGCCGGGTCGTCGTCGGGGACCGGGTGCTCGCCGACGAGGCCCGGCTGCTCGCCGGGGAGCTGCGGCTGCGGTACGCGGGCGAGGCGGAGCCGCGCGCGGGCGACGTGCGCCTCGAACTGTCCGGGGACCGGGGGCGGGGCGGCGGTGGCCCGGAGTCGTACACCCTGACCGTCAAGGACCGCACCGTGCGGATAGCCGCGCCCGCCGAGGCCGGGGTCTTCCACGGCACCCGCACCCTCAAGCAGGAGGTCGCGGGCGGCCGGAGCGCCCCGGAGGGTGTCGTACGGGACCGGCCCGCCAAGCCGCGCCGCGGCTTCATGGTCGACATCGCCCGCAAGCACTTCTCCGCCGGGTGGATCGAGGACCGGATCCGCGAGCTCGGCGACCTCAAGTACAACGAGCTCGGCCTGCACTTCTCCGACGACCAGGCCTTCCGCATCGCCTCCGACTCGCACCCCGAGGTCGTCTCCGCCGACCACCTCACCAAGGCGCAGGTCCGCCGCATCGTCGACCTCGCGGCCGAGCGGCACATCACGGTCGTACCGGAGATCGACTCGCCCGGACACCTCGGCGCGGTCATCGCCGCCCACCCCGACCTGCAACTGCGCGACAGCCGCGGCGTGGCCACGCGCGGCGCGATCGACATAGCGAAGCCGAAGGCCGCCGAGATCGTCGACGACCTGCTGCGCGAGTACGACGAGCTGTTCCCCGGCGCCCGCTGGCACCTGGGCGCCGACGAGTACCAGGCCCTGACGCGGAGCGACCCCGAGGCCTCCTACCCGCAGCTCGCCGCCGCCGCGCGCGACCGCATCGGCCCGGACGCCCGCGTCCAGGACCTGGCGACGGCGTGGTTGAACGACCGCGCGAAGGCGGTGGGCCCGGGGCGGGACGTGCGGGCCTGGAACGACGGGTTCTTCCGCGGCGGCGTCACCCGGGTCGACGACCGGATCGAGGTCGCGTACTGGACCGGCAAGGAGATCGGCGCCCGCGAGCCCGTCGAGTACCTGCGCGAAGGGCGCGACGTCCTCAACTACAACGACGAGTACCTCTACTACGTCCTCGGCCAGCCCAACGACTTCCGCTACCCCACGGGTCAGCGCATCTACGAACAGTGGACCCCGCTGGTCCTGCGCGGCACCCGCCCCGTCCCCGCCTCCTACGACCGCCGGATCCTCGGCGGCACCTTCGCCGTGTGGTGCGACCTCGCCGGGGCGCAGACGCAGGAGCAGGTGGCGCGCGGGATCCGGATGCCGCTGCGGGCGACGGCCCAGAAGCTGTGGGACGAGCGGGGGCCGACGCGGCCGTGGCCGGCGTTCGTGCGGCTCGCGGGAGAGGTGGAACGGCCCGCGCGCTGA
- a CDS encoding 2-oxo-4-hydroxy-4-carboxy-5-ureidoimidazoline decarboxylase — MRRGAPLPPHRAIPDALNAAQPKDAERTLLTCCGSRHWAHRVAAHRPYPDLDALLAAADEAAYDLAPDDLAEALAAEPLEPSLPPGPGYEAAATALRAATAAYESRFGHTFVVCLDAVAPGEALDHLLASIRARLGNDPEEERAVAAEELRRLARGRLTRLVHTQAALTAGNHSVAPPARRGEPHRDSPYVPV; from the coding sequence CTGCGCCGAGGAGCTCCCCTGCCGCCGCACCGCGCCATACCGGACGCCCTGAACGCCGCACAGCCGAAGGACGCCGAGCGCACCCTGCTGACCTGCTGCGGAAGCCGTCACTGGGCCCACCGCGTCGCCGCCCACCGGCCCTACCCCGACCTGGACGCGCTGCTCGCCGCCGCCGACGAGGCGGCCTACGACCTGGCGCCCGACGACCTCGCCGAGGCCCTGGCCGCCGAGCCCCTGGAGCCCTCCCTCCCGCCGGGCCCCGGCTACGAGGCCGCGGCCACCGCCCTGCGCGCCGCCACCGCCGCGTACGAGAGCCGCTTCGGCCACACCTTCGTCGTCTGCCTCGACGCCGTCGCCCCCGGCGAGGCCCTCGACCACCTGCTCGCCTCCATCCGCGCCCGCCTCGGCAACGACCCGGAGGAGGAGCGCGCCGTGGCCGCCGAGGAGCTGCGCCGCCTGGCCCGCGGCCGCCTCACCCGGCTGGTCCACACGCAGGCCGCGCTGACCGCCGGGAACCACTCCGTCGCGCCCCCGGCGCGCCGCGGCGAACCCCACCGCGATAGCCCGTACGTACCAGTTTGA